In Zymomonas mobilis subsp. mobilis ATCC 10988, a genomic segment contains:
- a CDS encoding SIR2 family protein, with protein MRFFADGPDIPDDLLYARDEGEVLFFCGAGISMQEAGGLSFPELAKRVISSLGSSASSPARQLLEISDKIETPPGVGGIPPADRIFALLEQEFAVEDIRSDVSQAVKPNSNPGLDPHKSLFNLSKMPNGRHRLITTNFDRLFQLAAPDIPEISPPDLPDPRRDEWEGIIHLHGMVNPDYSDAASKEFILSSADFGRAYLSDGWATAFMKTLVERYKIVFVGYSADDPPIQYLLEGLKGSTKTRGLYTFQQGKEDEASALWQDKGVTAISHQDFPSLWESLKAWGERANDPHEWQKSIISDKALKKPRELDPYERGQVAHVVSSTSGAKKFAGHATPPSAEWLCVFDPFIRYSNQNYLHDLFEEILDPLAIFNNFCLDSDPRPLPEDNSQKHLIPSNVWSAFEETSNNKQNLFISLRNKGNNLPARLQSLAYWIGRVVNQNITVWWASRQNWLHSELTNNITHNIDGNMESPIRQAWHLLLSSKSDSSDENCNSKFWELYYFSKKEGWTSWLQREFENLKRPRISVGSKRKIPLDDTKNHQDLVSAKVIYPNHPTEMKIPKKFLVRYIRVIRSYLESAEDLEIDNQGYFDPRLHPIVEYDDPASIPDNEEENISSLIRHYANELKQLYEHNSEAARCEWRKWPDSEDKIFRNLYVWVTGQAGLTSQQEASDIILNLSNDVFWDIQIQHDLLVSLNTRWSEFDEETREKIENKILSGPKRYKGIDDQQYKEYRTCQILNRLEWLKKEKLTVSFDLETKRLELRKITPEWTPEYALDNTYRSSSRGGCVATDTDITELFGIPIDKILEKSDDISRKSPDFLIERRPFKGLSKEYPVKALAALIYAAKRGETRRQYWSEFLCNEARRTDKLRLKILIVERIYSLSEEVFNTSIDSIASWMEQHGRALAIDAKKSYLKLWERIVKSVLISFAESETLVVDKKQENWLFKSINSPIGKMTVLLIDEILNKTIDEEWHTRANCLISAKNDALCCVMAIFGTKLGRIYSIDKQWTDEHIISQIEQNPNSESSRAFISSACQYTSWNHDLFARLKIILTDLVSQKNHKNYGIVMRLLFRGWISLNQEGDRLVNNEELRDFLIKTDDKGRITIINSVKIWAKEKQKWTEVIEFLNKVWPRQLITRTQALSEELIEIALLADDKMPDIVQLISPRLTIIKNSLKIANCFSRLDDTIILKFPKEIFKLLQVIIPSDIQDIFYGYKIGELIDKLSNIECIKSDPKFTELRRKMRP; from the coding sequence ATGCGATTTTTTGCTGATGGCCCAGATATACCAGATGACCTTCTTTATGCGCGAGATGAAGGAGAAGTTTTATTCTTCTGTGGAGCTGGGATATCGATGCAAGAGGCAGGAGGGCTAAGCTTTCCTGAGCTAGCAAAACGAGTTATCTCTTCTCTTGGATCATCGGCTTCGAGTCCAGCTCGACAGCTTTTAGAAATTTCTGATAAGATAGAAACCCCACCCGGCGTTGGAGGTATACCTCCCGCTGATAGAATTTTTGCATTATTAGAACAAGAATTTGCGGTAGAAGATATACGATCAGATGTTTCACAGGCAGTAAAACCAAACTCTAATCCTGGCCTTGATCCTCATAAATCTTTATTTAATCTTTCCAAAATGCCGAATGGACGACATCGGCTTATTACAACAAATTTTGATCGATTATTCCAGCTTGCTGCACCAGATATCCCCGAAATTTCACCCCCCGATTTGCCAGATCCCAGAAGAGATGAATGGGAAGGGATTATCCATTTGCATGGTATGGTCAATCCTGACTACTCAGACGCAGCGTCAAAGGAGTTTATACTCTCATCCGCCGACTTTGGACGCGCCTATCTCTCTGATGGATGGGCAACAGCTTTCATGAAGACTCTCGTAGAAAGATATAAGATTGTTTTCGTTGGTTATTCTGCAGATGATCCTCCGATTCAATATTTGCTTGAAGGTTTGAAAGGATCAACAAAAACAAGAGGACTGTATACCTTTCAACAAGGAAAGGAAGATGAAGCCTCCGCTCTCTGGCAGGACAAGGGAGTTACTGCAATTTCTCATCAAGATTTCCCATCTCTGTGGGAATCACTGAAAGCGTGGGGAGAGAGAGCGAATGATCCACATGAGTGGCAGAAATCTATCATTTCAGACAAAGCACTAAAAAAACCTAGGGAGCTTGATCCTTACGAACGAGGACAGGTAGCCCATGTCGTGTCATCAACTTCTGGAGCGAAAAAATTTGCAGGTCATGCAACGCCCCCATCGGCGGAATGGCTATGTGTCTTTGATCCTTTTATTCGATATAGTAATCAAAATTATCTTCATGATTTATTTGAAGAAATACTGGATCCCCTAGCGATCTTTAATAACTTTTGCCTCGATAGTGATCCACGACCTCTTCCTGAGGACAATTCACAAAAACATCTAATACCTTCCAATGTATGGTCAGCATTTGAAGAAACATCTAATAACAAACAGAACTTGTTTATTAGTCTCAGAAATAAAGGAAACAACCTTCCTGCACGACTACAATCATTAGCGTACTGGATTGGCCGCGTAGTGAATCAAAATATCACTGTATGGTGGGCTAGCCGCCAGAACTGGTTACACTCTGAACTTACTAACAATATAACTCACAATATAGATGGAAATATGGAAAGTCCTATCAGACAGGCATGGCATTTACTCTTGTCATCTAAGTCAGATTCATCGGATGAAAATTGTAATTCAAAATTTTGGGAACTATATTATTTTTCTAAAAAGGAAGGCTGGACATCTTGGCTACAGCGCGAATTTGAAAATCTAAAACGACCGCGCATTTCAGTGGGAAGCAAAAGAAAAATACCTCTAGATGATACAAAAAATCATCAAGATCTCGTCTCAGCAAAAGTTATTTATCCAAATCATCCTACTGAAATGAAAATCCCGAAAAAATTCTTAGTTCGTTATATACGCGTAATTCGCAGCTATCTAGAATCAGCCGAAGATCTCGAGATTGACAATCAAGGCTATTTTGATCCTAGACTCCATCCTATCGTTGAATATGACGATCCAGCTAGCATTCCTGATAATGAGGAAGAAAATATATCTTCTTTGATTAGACACTACGCAAATGAATTAAAACAGCTATACGAGCATAATTCAGAGGCAGCGCGCTGTGAATGGAGGAAATGGCCAGATTCAGAGGATAAAATTTTTAGAAATTTATATGTCTGGGTAACAGGTCAAGCAGGACTGACCTCTCAACAAGAGGCCAGTGACATAATTCTGAATTTATCGAATGATGTGTTCTGGGATATCCAAATTCAGCATGACTTGCTTGTATCACTTAATACTCGATGGTCCGAGTTTGATGAAGAAACAAGGGAAAAAATTGAAAATAAAATTTTATCCGGTCCAAAACGATATAAAGGTATCGATGACCAGCAATATAAAGAATATCGAACCTGTCAGATTCTTAACCGTCTTGAATGGCTTAAAAAAGAAAAATTGACGGTCAGCTTCGACTTAGAAACAAAGCGTCTAGAACTGCGTAAAATTACCCCTGAATGGACACCGGAATATGCTCTAGATAATACTTATAGATCAAGTTCACGCGGCGGTTGTGTTGCTACAGACACAGATATTACAGAACTATTTGGAATTCCTATTGATAAAATACTAGAAAAATCTGATGATATTTCAAGAAAATCGCCTGACTTTTTAATAGAAAGGCGCCCCTTTAAAGGATTATCAAAAGAATACCCCGTTAAGGCATTAGCTGCCTTAATTTATGCAGCGAAACGTGGAGAAACCCGTAGGCAATATTGGTCAGAGTTTCTCTGTAACGAAGCACGCCGTACAGATAAACTAAGACTAAAGATACTAATTGTAGAACGGATCTACTCATTATCAGAAGAAGTATTCAATACCAGCATTGATTCTATTGCATCATGGATGGAACAACATGGTCGGGCATTGGCTATAGATGCAAAAAAATCCTACTTAAAATTATGGGAACGAATAGTTAAATCTGTCCTTATCTCTTTTGCAGAATCAGAAACTCTAGTTGTAGATAAAAAACAAGAAAACTGGCTATTTAAATCGATAAACTCTCCTATAGGTAAGATGACAGTATTACTTATTGATGAAATCTTAAATAAGACTATAGATGAGGAATGGCACACACGTGCTAATTGCCTAATATCAGCAAAGAATGATGCGCTTTGTTGTGTTATGGCAATATTTGGCACCAAGCTAGGCCGGATCTATTCTATCGACAAGCAATGGACTGATGAGCATATTATTTCACAGATAGAGCAAAATCCTAATTCTGAATCCTCCAGGGCATTTATTTCATCAGCATGTCAATATACTAGCTGGAACCATGATCTGTTTGCTCGTCTAAAAATAATTTTAACCGATTTAGTATCACAGAAAAATCATAAAAATTATGGCATAGTTATGCGCTTGCTATTTAGAGGATGGATATCATTAAATCAAGAAGGAGACAGGCTAGTTAATAACGAAGAATTACGTGATTTTCTTATAAAAACAGATGATAAAGGGCGCATTACTATAATAAATTCTGTCAAGATATGGGCAAAAGAAAAACAAAAATGGACAGAAGTTATAGAATTTCTTAATAAAGTCTGGCCACGTCAACTTATAACTCGAACCCAAGCTTTATCTGAAGAACTCATTGAAATCGCGCTATTGGCAGATGATAAAATGCCGGACATAGTACAACTGATTTCACCACGATTAACTATTATTAAAAATAGCTTGAAAATTGCTAACTGTTTTTCTCGTTTGGATGACACAATCATACTCAAATTTCCGAAAGAAATTTTTAAGTTACTTCAGGTCATTATCCCATCTGATATACAGGATATATTTTATGGATATAAAATAGGAGAATTAATCGATAAGCTCAGTAATATTGAATGTATAAAATCTGATCCTAAGTTTACCGAGCTTAGAAGAAAAATGAGACCTTAA
- a CDS encoding type II toxin-antitoxin system RelB/DinJ family antitoxin, producing the protein MPTAKTMIHIRVAGDLKEQVSTTLASMGLSVSEAVRLFLHRVVAEQKFPFELRVPNAETRLAMSEADEIIKSHQSRFSNSKELIDGLEAHSK; encoded by the coding sequence ATGCCTACAGCAAAAACAATGATACATATTCGGGTCGCAGGTGACCTGAAAGAACAGGTAAGCACTACCCTTGCCTCTATGGGCTTATCTGTTTCCGAAGCTGTTCGTTTATTCCTACATCGTGTCGTAGCAGAACAAAAATTCCCTTTCGAACTACGTGTCCCGAATGCAGAAACCCGGCTGGCAATGTCTGAAGCTGATGAAATTATTAAAAGCCACCAAAGTCGTTTTTCTAATTCCAAAGAGTTGATCGATGGCCTTGAAGCGCACAGCAAATAG
- a CDS encoding type II toxin-antitoxin system YafQ family toxin encodes MALKRTANSKRASLPRSSDYTKTFLKDWKRLSRSGRYDLNRLKSVMMLLIENDEPLSAEWLDHPLKGEMAAYRECHIGGDFLLIYRIDNSRQPEMVIFVRAGTHSELLE; translated from the coding sequence ATGGCCTTGAAGCGCACAGCAAATAGTAAGCGTGCTTCTCTACCGAGATCCTCCGATTATACCAAAACCTTCCTAAAGGACTGGAAGCGCTTATCACGATCAGGACGCTACGATCTTAATCGTCTAAAGTCAGTCATGATGCTCCTGATTGAGAATGATGAACCCTTGTCCGCTGAATGGTTAGATCATCCTTTAAAGGGTGAAATGGCCGCCTATAGGGAATGTCATATAGGGGGTGACTTCCTGCTTATTTACAGAATAGACAACAGCCGTCAGCCCGAAATGGTGATCTTCGTACGGGCGGGAACACATTCAGAACTCCTAGAATAA
- the parA gene encoding ParA family partition ATPase, which yields MHVITFLSQKGGSGKTTLSVHTAVAAEAVGKKVCIIDADPQESATTWGMSREKPTPIVATAQASDLDAALSAAEAEGIDLAIIDAPPHAAPTASQIARRSDFILVPIRPSAFDLAAVPAIMDIIRASKSRGAFILSACPFRAPEIEETRLALESYNLPIFPSEIVDRRAFARAVTTGCAVTEFESNGKAAEEIHHLWTWINNTLERI from the coding sequence ATGCACGTTATTACGTTTTTAAGTCAAAAGGGCGGTAGTGGTAAGACAACCCTTTCGGTTCACACGGCTGTGGCAGCAGAGGCTGTCGGCAAGAAAGTCTGCATCATTGATGCTGATCCTCAAGAGAGTGCAACAACTTGGGGGATGTCTCGGGAAAAGCCGACACCTATCGTAGCTACGGCTCAAGCTAGTGATCTGGATGCCGCCCTTTCGGCAGCTGAGGCAGAAGGTATAGACTTGGCTATCATTGATGCACCGCCTCATGCCGCTCCTACGGCTAGTCAGATCGCCCGTCGAAGTGATTTTATTCTAGTCCCTATTAGACCAAGCGCTTTTGACTTAGCGGCTGTGCCGGCAATTATGGATATTATTAGGGCATCGAAATCGAGAGGCGCTTTCATTCTGTCAGCCTGTCCTTTCCGTGCTCCAGAGATCGAAGAGACACGCCTTGCTTTAGAAAGCTATAATCTTCCTATTTTTCCATCCGAGATTGTTGACCGTCGCGCTTTTGCTCGCGCAGTCACCACTGGATGCGCAGTCACAGAATTTGAAAGCAATGGCAAAGCTGCTGAAGAGATCCATCATTTATGGACTTGGATTAATAATACGTTAGAACGTATATAG
- a CDS encoding phosphatidylinositol-specific phospholipase C domain-containing protein has protein sequence MRICLTQMKNWLESHPRHIPIFVMIEAKVQPLHLKLASNPAKTPNFSKIPPFTDETYNEIDQTIVDVLGRNKVIIPDDVRGGYPNLEDAVFAGNWPTLGQARGKFIFFLTTATGRDGVAAYLNGHPGLKGRMAFMDSEPGKPYAAFVLEDNALTQGNIIRNDVKKGYIVRTRADIDTYEAKKNDLTRGKAAFDFSAKAAGNAVCRKTSEHNKGARIISH, from the coding sequence TTGCGCATCTGTCTTACTCAGATGAAAAATTGGTTAGAGTCTCATCCTCGTCATATACCGATTTTTGTTATGATCGAAGCCAAGGTACAACCTTTGCATTTAAAGCTTGCTAGTAACCCAGCTAAAACCCCAAATTTTTCAAAAATACCGCCCTTCACCGATGAAACTTATAACGAAATCGATCAAACTATTGTGGATGTATTAGGTCGAAACAAAGTTATTATCCCCGATGATGTGAGAGGCGGCTATCCTAATTTGGAAGATGCAGTTTTTGCTGGAAATTGGCCAACACTTGGCCAAGCACGTGGAAAATTTATCTTTTTCTTAACAACAGCGACAGGCCGTGACGGCGTCGCGGCATATCTGAATGGTCATCCGGGGCTTAAAGGGCGAATGGCATTTATGGATTCCGAACCTGGAAAACCTTATGCCGCTTTTGTTCTTGAAGATAATGCCTTAACCCAGGGAAATATTATTCGGAATGATGTCAAAAAAGGATATATTGTCCGAACCAGAGCCGATATTGATACCTACGAAGCTAAAAAGAATGATCTAACAAGGGGGAAGGCTGCATTTGATTTTAGCGCTAAAGCGGCTGGCAACGCGGTATGTCGGAAAACCTCTGAGCACAATAAAGGTGCTCGGATTATTTCTCACTAA
- a CDS encoding AAA family ATPase, whose protein sequence is MNAYGEFCGNKKISIKNFRGIQNADFDFCNKVNLIVGINGAGKTSVLDSIALLLSWLINRTLNKNSSGQPINDLSIRNGCREAALSITVNYDNQDFNWMLVKTGRGLNARSQKSELSLLAALSKRFQIELDNKNDEASLPLFVYYPVDRAIVKVPIRRRRRQAFSQLSAYDEALNPNVNFKSFFEWFRFEQEKHNSSLANLLHSMDLSDTDSLLFKATKYRKTIKEILKELYNPLSSKGLKAVCQAIYEFMPGFSDLRVLYEPLRMVIEKEGVHLNLLQLSGGEKCMLALIGDIARRLVLANPSMDNPLKGKAIILIDEIDLHLHPRWQKNIIERLNSTFPNCQFIITTHSPHIITHVHSNCISIISTNENGAFNVSKARNSYGFSSEVLLSEIMGLDTTRPQKIQDKLDKIFQNISDNELDEAETKLQCLKTIMRDDPDVVKAEALIFRKKIINK, encoded by the coding sequence ATGAACGCATACGGAGAATTTTGTGGAAATAAAAAAATAAGTATTAAAAATTTCAGAGGCATTCAAAATGCCGATTTTGATTTTTGCAATAAAGTTAATCTAATAGTTGGTATTAATGGCGCAGGAAAAACGAGTGTTTTAGATAGTATAGCTCTATTATTATCATGGCTTATTAACAGAACTCTTAATAAAAATTCTTCAGGACAACCAATTAATGATTTGAGTATTCGTAATGGGTGTCGGGAGGCCGCTCTTTCGATAACAGTAAATTATGATAATCAAGATTTTAACTGGATGCTTGTAAAAACAGGGAGAGGCTTAAATGCTAGATCTCAGAAATCAGAACTTTCTCTCTTGGCGGCTCTTTCCAAGAGATTCCAAATAGAGTTGGATAATAAAAACGATGAGGCTTCACTGCCTTTGTTTGTCTATTATCCTGTAGATAGGGCAATTGTAAAGGTACCTATTCGGCGTCGAAGAAGACAGGCTTTTAGTCAATTATCTGCATATGATGAGGCTCTTAACCCAAACGTAAATTTTAAAAGTTTTTTTGAATGGTTTCGATTTGAGCAAGAGAAACATAATTCTTCTTTAGCTAATCTTCTGCATTCTATGGATTTGTCGGATACTGATTCCCTGCTTTTTAAAGCTACAAAATACAGAAAAACTATAAAAGAAATTCTTAAGGAATTATATAATCCTCTATCTTCTAAAGGGTTGAAGGCGGTATGCCAAGCTATTTATGAATTTATGCCAGGATTTTCTGACCTTAGAGTTTTATACGAGCCATTAAGAATGGTGATCGAAAAAGAAGGTGTGCATTTAAATCTCCTTCAACTCTCTGGAGGAGAAAAATGTATGTTAGCGTTAATTGGAGATATCGCCCGACGACTTGTTCTAGCAAATCCCAGCATGGACAATCCCCTAAAAGGTAAAGCTATCATCTTGATAGATGAAATCGATCTTCACCTTCATCCAAGGTGGCAAAAAAATATTATAGAACGATTAAATTCTACATTTCCTAATTGTCAGTTTATTATAACAACACACTCTCCTCATATTATAACTCACGTTCATTCAAATTGTATATCCATCATTTCTACAAATGAAAATGGAGCTTTTAATGTAAGTAAGGCTCGAAATTCTTACGGATTTTCTTCAGAAGTTCTTTTGTCTGAAATTATGGGACTGGACACAACGCGTCCCCAAAAGATCCAAGATAAATTGGATAAAATTTTTCAAAATATTTCAGACAATGAACTGGATGAGGCAGAAACAAAGCTACAATGTTTAAAAACAATAATGAGAGACGATCCCGATGTCGTAAAAGCTGAGGCTCTTATTTTTAGAAAAAAAATTATCAATAAATGA
- a CDS encoding retron system putative HNH endonuclease, whose amino-acid sequence MKQIKKTKEPQSFSEWKAKANSDWKPAWENLQNPEKVDILEKLIEDQHGICCYCEARISVESAHIEHIVPRSIDIRKRLSFSNLLASCQKETQKGDPLTCGKSRGDWYDKDFYLNPCDENSRKEIIYLLDGNVTVQNKNFKIFIEKINLNIESKKRARSNVIDIFTDLDTSDAQKILDVWLSEKVYHPYISAALTAAKELCGIEY is encoded by the coding sequence ATGAAACAAATAAAAAAAACAAAAGAGCCTCAGTCCTTTTCTGAATGGAAGGCTAAAGCAAATTCTGATTGGAAACCTGCATGGGAAAATTTACAGAATCCTGAAAAAGTAGATATTTTAGAAAAGTTAATTGAAGATCAACATGGAATATGTTGTTATTGTGAAGCTAGAATCTCTGTAGAATCTGCACATATTGAACATATAGTTCCAAGGAGTATTGATATTAGAAAAAGGTTATCTTTTTCTAACCTTTTAGCATCTTGTCAAAAAGAAACTCAAAAAGGGGATCCTCTGACTTGCGGAAAATCTCGTGGCGATTGGTACGATAAAGATTTTTATTTGAATCCATGTGATGAGAATTCTCGAAAAGAAATTATCTACTTATTAGATGGAAATGTTACGGTACAAAATAAAAATTTTAAAATTTTTATCGAAAAAATCAATTTAAATATTGAGTCAAAAAAAAGAGCACGTTCTAACGTTATAGATATTTTTACAGATTTAGATACTAGCGATGCCCAAAAAATATTGGACGTTTGGCTCTCTGAAAAAGTATATCATCCTTATATAAGTGCAGCTCTCACTGCTGCTAAAGAGTTATGTGGAATTGAATACTGA
- a CDS encoding IS5 family transposase (programmed frameshift) has product MSDVFLLSEHQMERIKPFFPLAHGVPRVDDRRVLSGIVYVIRNGLQWKDAPKAYGPHKTLYNRFIRWSRLGVFDRIFVALTEQAGRSKRLMIDATHLKAHRTAASLLKKGLFPRHIGRTKGGLNSKLHAVCDSQGRPVRLHLTAGQVSDFKGADVLLANLPEETQEILGDRGYDSNKIRQSLADRNITACIPPKKNRKSKPPYDWHLYKKRHLIENMFAKLKDWRRVATRYDRCAHTFMSAIHIAASFIFYLKE; this is encoded by the exons GTGAGTGACGTGTTTTTGCTGTCTGAGCACCAGATGGAACGGATTAAGCCGTTTTTTCCACTGGCGCATGGTGTGCCGCGTGTCGATGACCGTCGTGTCCTGAGCGGGATCGTTTACGTGATCCGCAACGGCCTTCAGTGGAAAGACGCCCCGAAAGCGTATGGCCCGCACAAGACTTTATACAACCGGTTTATCCGGTGGAGCCGCCTGGGTGTCTTTGACCGGATCTTCGTCGCCCTGACGGAGCAGGCAGGCCGTTCAAAGCGTCTGATGATCGATGCAACACATCTGAAAGCACACCGGACAGCGGCCTCCCTGCTCAAAAAGGGGCTTT TTCCCCGCCATATCGGACGCACGAAAGGCGGACTGAACTCAAAGCTTCACGCTGTATGCGATAGTCAGGGCCGCCCTGTCCGGCTGCATCTGACCGCAGGTCAGGTCAGTGACTTCAAAGGCGCGGATGTTCTGCTGGCAAATCTGCCGGAAGAAACACAAGAAATTCTCGGGGACCGGGGATACGACAGTAATAAAATCAGACAGTCTCTCGCAGACCGGAATATCACCGCCTGTATTCCGCCGAAGAAGAACCGGAAATCAAAGCCGCCTTACGACTGGCATCTGTATAAAAAACGTCACCTCATCGAAAATATGTTCGCAAAGCTCAAAGACTGGCGGCGTGTCGCAACACGATACGACCGGTGCGCTCACACATTCATGTCAGCAATCCATATCGCAGCAAGTTTCATCTTCTATCTCAAAGAATGA
- the darG gene encoding type II toxin-antitoxin system antitoxin DNA ADP-ribosyl glycohydrolase DarG, protein MIIFTQGNLLEAKVEALVNTVNTVGVMGKGIALMFKERFHENFRLYSAACKAKEVQIGKMFVTPVYELGETRWIVNFPTKQHWRNPSRIEWIIKGLQDLRRVLLEKNIKSIAIPPLGAGNGGLSWKDVRGQIELALSDLDIDIFVFEPTTQYQNVAKRTGVEKLTPARALIAELVRRYWVMSIECSLLEIQKLAWFLQRAIEQYSPDNNPLNLDFQPHKYGPYTHQLNHLLNNLDGSYLHSDKRISDSDPLDVILFVDKRKDDLQAYLKSEAKPYRQALESAAMLIDGFESPFGMELLATVDWLLTRENIEPNVSALRKGLRSWRGGADAALRKDRIFNDRSLGIALDRLTKISTPVMA, encoded by the coding sequence ATGATTATCTTCACGCAAGGCAACCTACTAGAAGCTAAAGTCGAGGCTCTTGTTAATACCGTTAACACCGTCGGTGTGATGGGTAAGGGTATTGCGCTCATGTTTAAAGAGCGCTTCCACGAGAACTTTCGCCTGTATTCTGCTGCGTGTAAGGCTAAGGAAGTTCAAATCGGTAAGATGTTCGTTACTCCAGTCTATGAACTAGGGGAAACACGCTGGATTGTGAACTTTCCGACTAAACAGCATTGGCGTAATCCGTCACGAATAGAATGGATTATAAAAGGCTTACAGGATCTACGGCGTGTCCTGCTCGAAAAGAATATAAAATCTATTGCTATTCCTCCTTTGGGTGCTGGCAATGGCGGGCTTTCATGGAAAGATGTTCGTGGACAGATCGAGTTGGCCTTAAGTGATCTCGATATTGATATTTTTGTGTTTGAGCCGACTACCCAATACCAAAACGTGGCTAAGAGGACAGGCGTAGAAAAACTAACGCCCGCCCGCGCGTTAATAGCTGAATTAGTCCGTCGATACTGGGTAATGAGTATAGAGTGTAGTTTGCTTGAAATTCAAAAGCTGGCTTGGTTTCTTCAGAGAGCTATTGAACAGTATTCTCCAGATAATAATCCACTGAATTTAGATTTTCAGCCACATAAATATGGTCCTTATACTCATCAGCTAAACCACTTGTTGAATAATTTAGATGGGAGCTATCTTCATTCTGATAAACGTATCAGCGATAGCGACCCGCTGGATGTCATTTTATTTGTTGATAAGCGCAAAGACGATTTACAGGCTTATTTGAAAAGTGAGGCCAAGCCTTACAGGCAAGCATTAGAATCTGCCGCCATGCTTATTGATGGTTTTGAGTCCCCCTTTGGGATGGAGCTGCTGGCTACAGTTGACTGGCTGCTAACTCGCGAAAATATAGAACCTAATGTGTCAGCTTTACGTAAGGGATTGCGTTCTTGGCGAGGTGGTGCAGATGCGGCCTTGCGTAAAGATCGAATTTTTAATGACCGATCTTTGGGAATTGCCCTTGATCGCTTAACTAAAATCTCTACGCCTGTAATGGCGTAG
- a CDS encoding helix-turn-helix domain-containing protein, translating to MDNLTDLDKLREFVRASRIKRGWSAQKLADMVSKEAEKRGAIFTTTQQSISRFENGIVKREPSWLQFALFAFDANAVPAPAPPPDFF from the coding sequence ATGGATAACTTAACGGATTTAGATAAGCTCCGCGAGTTTGTTCGAGCGTCTCGGATAAAAAGGGGATGGAGTGCGCAAAAGCTAGCCGATATGGTTTCTAAGGAAGCTGAAAAGCGAGGTGCTATTTTCACCACTACACAACAATCGATTTCTCGCTTTGAAAATGGGATAGTAAAACGAGAACCCTCTTGGTTGCAATTTGCCTTGTTCGCATTCGACGCAAATGCTGTTCCGGCACCGGCACCTCCACCCGATTTCTTTTAA